The Fulvia fulva chromosome 6, complete sequence genome includes a window with the following:
- a CDS encoding Cysteine--tRNA ligase: MLLTPVLARCLSNPQSHSRVTSVFAATTSPILRAFLAEPSILLEHRGRRTMATAQPEWRAPPEPSESVRARLPRLSVYNSLTRSKTPFVPIDPEGKKVGWYACGPTVYDDAHLGHARNYVSQDIIRRIMTDYFKFKVDFVMNITDVDDKIIKAAREQYLLRQFLAEHKEVDEEVRQTTLDAFSAYIKKNLSLLDQAVTPESYVQAAQQAYGHVLEGKSLANDGSAPGDKEAKVKMHLNTSSSGAQALLLSSPTLEDFEVKASGVLLPYIDSLYSTTVGGKDHDIFTTLTQRYEKRFFNDMDALNVRRPNKLTRVTEYGPQIVNFVKQIQDNGFAYDNEGSVYYDTNAWQKSGGFYAKLKPENKNDEELQAEGEGSLSTKKTGFKKSGADFALWKASRPGEPSWESPWGEGRPGWHIECSAMASDILGKQFDIHSGGIDLAFPHHDNEIAQSEAYWSKCGKNHTQWVNYFMHMGHLSISGSKMSKSLKNFTTIKEALGKGDWTPRSLRIVYLLGAWKEGLEITPDLVKASVSWEERINNFFLKVRDLQSNPTSAHSNGTNGTSSELDQLLATSKQRFHDAMCDSFDTPAAMRILTELITAYNSAANVPDTTAVAIGKWVTEVVVVFGLDGSYREGQMGWSGVDIPEKAKAFIHPLSELRDKVREQSKAGAVDLVSLGRLDEKDSSYGDDQPYMKAYADFQRKVFDLHSKNAAPKDYLAACDHLRDTVLWDLDIYLEDRENRHALVRPLSTSLRQERRDREAIAASKAAAKEKAKADAEAAEKERLEKGKLSHLEMFRTSEYSEWDEEGLPLKDAEGKEVAKSKSKKLKKDWERQKKLHEAWQTTQAK, from the exons ATGCTGCTGACTCCTGTCCTCGCCAGATGTCTGAGCAACCCGCAGTCACACTCCCGAGTCACCAGCGTCTTCGCAGCGACCACTAGTCCCATTCTTCGGGCATTCCTCGCAGAGCCATCAATACTTTTAGAGCATCGCGGACGACGCACGATGGCGACGGCACAGCCTGAATGGCGCGCTCCTCCAGAACCAAGCGAATCAGTACGAGCGCGCTTGCCCAGGCTAAGTGTGTACAACTCCCTAACGAGGAGCAAAACACCATTCGTTCCGATCGATCCAGAGGGCAAGAAGGTCGGATGGTATGCTTGCGGTCCAACGGTGTACGATGATGCG CACTTAGGTCATGCGCGAAACTATGTCTCGCAAGACATCATCCGCCGTATAATGACAGACTATTTCAAGTTCAAGGTCGACTTTGTCATGAACATCACAGACGTGGATGACAAGATCATCAAGGCTGCAAGAGAGCAATACCTGTTGAGACAGTTTCTGGCTGAGCACAAAGAGGTCGATGAAGAGGTCAGACAGACGACGCTTGATGCGTTCTCAGCATACATTAAGAAGAACTTGTCGCTTCTGGATCAGGCAGTGACACCTGAGTCATACGTGCAGGCAGCACAGCAAGCCTACGGACATGTCTTGGAGGGCAAAAGTCTGGCCAATGATGGATCTGCACCTGGCGACAAAGAGGCTAAGGTCAAGATGCACCTGAACACGTCGAGCTCTGGCGCACAAGCACTGCTATTGTCAAGCCCGACGTTGGAAGACTTCGAGGTCAAGGCTTCTGGTGTGTTGCTGCCTTACATAGATTCTCTGTACTCCACAACGGTTGGAGGCAAGGATCATGACATCTTCACGACCCTCACACAGCGATATGAAAAGCGATTCTTCAACGACATGGATGCGCTAAACGTACGAAGACCGAACAAGCTCACTCGCGTGACAGAGTATGGGCCTCAGATTGTCAACTTCGTCAAGCAGATCCAAGACAACGGCTTTGCTTACGACAATGAAGGTTCCGTCTACTACGATACCAACGCTTGGCAAAAGTCTGGCGGATTCTACGCCAAGCTGAAGCCTGAGAACAAGAACGACGAGGAGCTTCAGGCCGAGGGTGAGGGTTCTCTCTCGACGAAGAAGACCGGCTTCAAGAAGTCCGGTGCCGACTTTGCTCTTTGGAAGGCATCAAGACCCGGCGAGCCAAGCTGGGAGTCGCCATGGGGCGAAGGCCGACCTGGCTGGCACATTGAGTGCAGTGCGATGGCATCTGACATACTAGGCAAGCAATTCGACATACATTCTGGCGGCATCGATCTCGCGTTTCCTCATCACGACAATGAAATTGCACAATCAGAAGCGTACTGGTCAAAATGCGGCAAGAACCACACACAATGGGTCAACTACTTCATGCACATGGGTCACCTCAGCATATCTGGTAGTAAGATGAGCAAGAGTCTCAAGAACTTCACTACCATCAAGGAGGCTCTTGGAAAAGGCGACTGGACTCCTCGATCACTGCGTATAGTGTATCTACTTGGTGCCTGGAAGGAGGGTCTCGAGATCACACCTGACCTGGTCAAGGCCAGCGTATCCTGGGAAGAGAGAATCAACAATTTCTTCCTGAAGGTGCGCGATCTTCAGAGCAACCCAACAAGCGCCCACTCGAACGGCACGAACGGCACATCGAGTGAGCTCGACCAGCTACTCGCCACCTCGAAGCAACGATTCCACGATGCAATGTGCGACTCTTTCGATACTCCTGCTGCCATGCGGATCCTTACGGAGCTCATCACAGCATACAACTCCGCGGCCAATGTGCCAGATACCACAGCGGTTGCCATCGGCAAATGGGTGACGGAAGTCGTCGTTGTCTTTGGTCTGGATGGTAGCTACAGAGAGGGCCAGATGGGTTGGTCTGGTGTCGATATCCCTGAAAAGGCAAAGGCGTTCATCCACCCACTGTCTGAGCTACGGGATAAGGTCCGTGAGCAGTCAAAAGCTGGTGCTGTGGATCTTGTGTCACTCGGGCGATTG GACGAGAAGGATTCATCGTATGGTGACGACCAGCCATATATGAAGGCTTACGCCGACTTCCAGCGCAAGGTTTTTGACCTACACAGTAAGAATGCCGCACCCAAGGACTACCTAGCCGCGTGTGACCACCTCCGTGATACCGTGCTATGGGACCTTGATATCTACCTGGAGGACCGAGAGAACCGACATGCTTTGGTACGACCACTTTCGACGTCGCTACGACAGGAACGCAGAGATCGTGAAGCGATTGCTGCTTCAAAAGCTGCGGCCAAGGAGAAGGCCAAAGCTGATGCCGAAGCAGCTGAGAAGGAGCGGCTCGAGAAGGGTAAGCTGTCTCATCTGGAGATGTTCCGCACCAGCGAGTATAGCGAGTGGGATGAGGAGGGTCTTCCGCTGAAGGACGCGGAAGGTAAGGAAGTTGCCAAGTCGAAGTCGAAAAAGCTGAAGAAGGACTGGGAACGTCAGAAGAAGCTACACGAGGCATGGCAGACTACTCAGGCGAAGTAA